The Biomphalaria glabrata chromosome 1, xgBioGlab47.1, whole genome shotgun sequence sequence GTTATTGTTAATGTCACACATTTTGGACTTATTCATTAATGCGATGCTCTAACTATTTTAACTCATACACTTTCTTATATCTGTGTTTGCTGCCCACAGAAAACAGTTCAGTAAACTACCATGATATATGTTTATGACAATATAGGAGTGACCTTGAAAAAGTTAATATAACTTATGAACATAAATCATTAACACAGAAGCAGAGCCCCCTCACTTCCTTTTCTTTAATGTGGAGACTGACGCTGCTGTTGCTGGTATACCATAAATGGTTTGAGAGATGCGGTTGATGTAGTAAAGGGCCACCAGAGAGAAGATCAAGCTGAAACAAGAATTAAACATACATAGTGAATATTCAACGATGGAGTAgaaacaataattttaaatatttttataagcatAAAATAATTTCTGGTAACAGTAATATGAACTGCAATGTTAGTTTTAAATAcaaatctaagaaaaaaatttgCAGAATAAAAGGCCAAGAAACATTTACACTGGCTGTTTTCTTCCCTCACTATAACTATACAAACAATAATagttaaataataaatgaatacagATTATGTAAACAAAGTCTATTGATCATGAATgggtaatcctttttttttatcagactAACAATAACAGTTCATACAGCAGACATGAAAGTGATTTAAAGCCTATATTGGAATATACCCAGATAGCAAGCAGATTACATGCCATCTATGATACTTTACACTTAATGTGTAACCGCTTAGAGCATCAGGATTCATAACAACTGTCATTAGAATATGATATGACAGATGAAAAGATCCATTCAACACTATCAAGTTTGGCCTAGactttccccccaaaaaaatttaTAGCTGGGACTTTGAGTAACTACACTACAATATGCACACTTCTAGTTCTTTTTAAATCCTATATGTAAGGAAATGAGGTTTATCCATATTTAACAGTAAAGGAGGAAATGCTGACAGAGCGATGAATAGCTTTTACTGTAGAGTAGTTAGCAGAAAACTATTAATAACCAGAATAAACATTGCAACATTCAGTGGAATTGGAACTCTCAAGTCAAGACCCTTTGTACTAACCATGTTGTGACACACACTCTGTGAACTAATGCTGAGGCGAACATTGCTGTAAGCAAGCAGGCTACAACTGAAAAGAAAGTCagatttatattctttttctttaagtGCAGGCTCAAAGATAGTTATAATATGTGAAATTGTTTGTATCAACTGGAAAGCAAAGAAATCATAGTCAGTgactttcatatattttttattttcaaaatatagtttaatttgttttaattataaaaagaaaaaaattatatataatctattttgaattttaaaatttatatgtacaatatttatctttgaaaaaaatccACACAACTATACATAATTTGTAAGAAATTACTAAAACCTAGAGTAATACTGCAAAATACGTTTACTTATTATAacttgatttttattttctgatttacacacacacatttacactCACTTCCAGTCTACTTGACATTACTATCAGTTAGCAAATGAATGTTTGATTTAGCTTACCTTCAGGAAAAAGTCTGGCCTGAAAACCTTTaccaaaaagaaacatttcagcATTGCTAGTGAACTAATGAATGATGAAAGGAAAAGAATAAAATCTTCTTtggaaatgaattaatttttgttCTAGAAAGTGTAAAAAGTCATCAGTAAATTATTGAAGAAAATTATTGCtgcattaaaatgtttttttgtatgACAAAGTTTATCAATAAAATGTGATGTCTTAGGTTAGAACCAAGCCAACAATTTAAAGCAAAGACAATTGgtaatgcacacacacaaaatgtttttaagtattaaaaaaaggatactgttaaaagtaaaataaacaaaatagatcCAACAAATCCACCAGCAATTGTGAAGTACTCTTTTGATGCCAAATCAGATTTAAAGATTTGCATTAATGCAAAAACAATGATACTAAGCACTAGAGATGTGAGTGCAGACATTGCCG is a genomic window containing:
- the LOC106077634 gene encoding keratinocyte-associated protein 2-like isoform X1, encoding MALSTAMSALTSLVLSIIVFALMQIFKSDLASKEYFTIAGGFVGSILFILLLTFTSNAEMFLFGKGFQARLFPEVVACLLTAMFASALVHRVCVTTCLIFSLVALYYINRISQTIYGIPATAASVSTLKKRK
- the LOC106077634 gene encoding keratinocyte-associated protein 2-like isoform X2 produces the protein MSALTSLVLSIIVFALMQIFKSDLASKEYFTIAGGFVGSILFILLLTFTSNAEMFLFGKGFQARLFPEVVACLLTAMFASALVHRVCVTTCLIFSLVALYYINRISQTIYGIPATAASVSTLKKRK